In Mucilaginibacter boryungensis, a single window of DNA contains:
- a CDS encoding DUF3473 domain-containing protein: protein MPLASNIFLFSIDLEDVRNLLPEGKLYRERVPQMTGQYLAFLKKHQARCTFFVVGDQLRAYPDLIKQIIDDGHEIACHTDTHLPLNKLTAQLFRADMDSFLKSAHKLSIGNITGFRAPIFSLTEQTAWAYSVLKEFGFTYSSSVLPAKNPLYGWEDFGPGFKLIDGILEMPITLHPLFKTPLAGGVYLRMFPFFMLKSPIKNLTQKAIPLQSYLHPYDIDCDQERFMHPGINNSKVYNYLMYYNRSSVFTKLERIMNLGLTIIPYNEYLTSVNLSNV from the coding sequence ATGCCGCTTGCCTCAAACATATTTCTTTTTAGCATCGATTTGGAGGATGTTCGGAATTTATTACCCGAGGGGAAACTTTATCGCGAACGTGTGCCGCAAATGACCGGGCAATACCTGGCTTTTTTGAAAAAACACCAGGCCAGGTGCACTTTTTTTGTAGTTGGCGATCAACTGCGTGCTTACCCTGACCTAATTAAGCAAATTATAGACGATGGCCACGAAATAGCCTGCCATACCGATACGCACTTGCCTTTAAACAAGCTAACCGCACAATTATTCCGTGCCGATATGGACAGTTTCCTAAAATCGGCACACAAATTAAGTATAGGTAACATAACAGGCTTTAGGGCGCCAATTTTTTCGTTAACAGAACAAACGGCATGGGCTTACAGTGTTTTGAAAGAGTTTGGTTTTACCTATTCCAGTTCGGTGCTGCCTGCAAAAAACCCTTTATACGGCTGGGAAGATTTTGGTCCCGGTTTTAAATTGATAGATGGTATATTGGAAATGCCCATTACATTGCATCCTCTTTTTAAAACCCCGCTGGCCGGTGGCGTATATTTACGAATGTTCCCATTTTTTATGTTAAAAAGTCCTATTAAAAATCTGACCCAAAAGGCTATTCCGCTTCAAAGCTATTTACATCCGTATGATATCGATTGCGATCAGGAGAGGTTTATGCATCCCGGAATTAACAACAGTAAAGTTTATAACTACCTGATGTATTATAACCGCAGTTCGGTTTTTACCAAGCTGGAGCGCATTATGAACCTTGGGCTTACCATTATACCTTATAACGAATATCTTACCTCTGTTAATTTAAGCAATGTCTAA
- a CDS encoding class I SAM-dependent methyltransferase yields the protein MDLNACPVCARSLKLKYKLKFDIYKCAGCGLYVADARFDHSFSSNVDTAVRGTGLRELRTANFELIIEEIKRLYQSNSTNIKGLEIGCGNGWWLAVCKKNGINCAGIEPETSFKKGHQENGFEVTYGFYPDKKNTTKYDFVIFNDVFEHIPDVNSLAASINADLNENGYLIINIPLSDGFFSRCARVFNKLGIKSFLNRMWQFDFHSPHYTYFNAENLNQLVSKHGFTKISEFRLNTLDFDHIKERVTTDKKVSRVTVAMAALLKGAKPLINAAKPDIKVFFFKKTSSEC from the coding sequence ATGGATTTGAATGCTTGTCCGGTATGCGCCAGGTCATTAAAACTTAAATATAAACTGAAATTTGATATTTATAAATGTGCCGGTTGCGGTCTGTATGTTGCTGATGCCCGTTTTGATCATTCATTTTCATCAAATGTAGATACAGCCGTGCGGGGTACCGGCCTGCGGGAATTGCGCACCGCAAATTTTGAGCTGATCATTGAAGAAATAAAACGCCTGTACCAATCAAACAGTACCAACATCAAGGGTTTGGAAATTGGCTGCGGCAATGGCTGGTGGTTAGCGGTTTGCAAAAAAAATGGGATAAACTGCGCAGGTATCGAACCCGAAACATCTTTTAAAAAAGGACATCAGGAGAACGGATTTGAGGTGACCTATGGCTTTTATCCCGATAAAAAAAACACAACAAAATACGACTTTGTTATTTTTAATGATGTTTTTGAACACATACCTGATGTGAATAGTTTGGCAGCATCGATAAATGCAGATTTAAACGAAAATGGTTACCTGATTATCAACATACCTTTAAGCGACGGTTTTTTCAGCAGATGTGCCCGGGTATTTAATAAACTCGGTATTAAAAGTTTTTTGAACAGGATGTGGCAGTTTGATTTCCATAGCCCACATTATACCTACTTTAATGCGGAGAACCTCAACCAACTTGTCAGTAAACATGGTTTTACAAAAATCAGCGAGTTTAGACTAAATACGCTGGACTTTGACCATATTAAAGAAAGGGTAACCACTGATAAAAAAGTTAGCCGGGTTACGGTGGCCATGGCTGCATTATTAAAGGGTGCTAAACCCCTAATAAATGCCGCCAAGCCTGATATAAAAGTGTTTTTCTTTAAAAAGACATCGTCTGAATGCTAA
- the porV gene encoding type IX secretion system outer membrane channel protein PorV: protein MKSIGPLFFLLVLFNISLGQSINTNGGGSNSIFTAVPFLTIAPDARSGAMGDAGAALSPTEFDTHWNPSKLAFLDNDNHISLSYSPWLRHVAPDANLAYLNFAKKIDERNAIGFSFCYFNLGKVNVYDANEVPLGSYQPNEFSFDATLARKFGANLSLGLSARFIHSAIISSDPILGSSGSHAGNALAADVSLFYKKSVQQFKREAQFSYGIHISNIGTKVNYYTGGDKYFLPTNLRIGIADEIAIDQLNTFTFAFDINKLLVPTPPIRDAGGNIISGSDDNKSIVSGIFSSFGDAPGGFSEELKEIAFSPGIEYMYNKQFAIRTGYFYENPAKGDRRYLTLGAGYKYQEFGLDFSYLIASQSTSPLANTLRFTLRYSFAGKLKGGQ from the coding sequence ATGAAATCTATTGGTCCCCTGTTTTTTTTGTTGGTATTGTTTAATATTTCACTCGGGCAAAGTATCAATACCAACGGTGGCGGGTCGAACTCGATATTCACCGCCGTGCCCTTTTTAACCATCGCACCCGATGCGCGGTCCGGTGCTATGGGCGATGCCGGGGCAGCCTTATCCCCGACCGAGTTTGATACCCACTGGAACCCCTCGAAGCTGGCATTTTTAGATAACGACAATCACATTTCCTTATCATACAGCCCCTGGCTGCGTCATGTAGCACCCGACGCTAACCTGGCTTACCTTAACTTCGCCAAAAAGATCGATGAGCGCAACGCCATTGGTTTCTCTTTTTGTTATTTCAACCTAGGTAAGGTTAATGTTTATGATGCTAACGAAGTGCCTTTGGGATCGTACCAGCCTAATGAGTTTTCGTTTGACGCTACGCTGGCGCGTAAGTTTGGCGCGAACCTTTCTTTAGGCCTCTCTGCACGGTTTATCCACTCGGCCATTATTAGTTCCGATCCCATATTGGGCAGCTCGGGCAGCCATGCGGGCAATGCCCTGGCAGCCGATGTTTCCCTCTTCTATAAAAAATCTGTCCAGCAGTTTAAGCGCGAAGCGCAGTTCTCATATGGTATCCATATCTCCAACATTGGCACCAAAGTAAATTATTATACGGGTGGAGATAAATATTTTTTGCCCACCAACCTTAGGATAGGCATTGCCGATGAAATTGCTATCGACCAGTTAAATACCTTCACTTTTGCCTTTGATATTAACAAACTGCTGGTGCCTACCCCGCCTATAAGGGATGCCGGGGGTAATATCATCAGTGGCAGTGATGATAACAAATCTATTGTGTCGGGCATATTCAGTTCGTTTGGAGATGCCCCGGGCGGGTTTAGCGAAGAGCTGAAAGAGATCGCTTTCTCGCCAGGCATTGAGTATATGTATAACAAGCAATTTGCCATACGTACAGGTTATTTTTACGAAAACCCCGCTAAAGGCGACCGACGCTACCTTACCCTAGGCGCGGGTTACAAATACCAGGAGTTTGGCCTTGATTTTAGTTACCTCATTGCCAGCCAAAGCACCAGCCCCCTGGCAAATACACTGCGCTTTACCCTGCGGTACAGTTTTGCCGGCAAACTGAAGGGCGGACAGTAG
- a CDS encoding S1 family peptidase — translation MKKTLYYCLLCLPLFARGQWLTPDRVAYIKACTVKINTEGDPRPSAGFFVRADGLILTTWHSIAPAIVRDPKTNAITSLKKIKVTTADGKQAEVGILLDLLNKDYFGAISYDYCLLIWASPNHPAVPYLKLGTFNQVSEGQEVFTCGYINGTEQPVVARGIVSTKFVDSTIIIQAGKPTIIPRQQALLDMAMNRSGGAVVRPGTTIADDLVIGIADMLVVPDGQAIEAGMSSSIGGCVAINHLLDGIKRMNGQTQK, via the coding sequence ATGAAAAAAACGTTATACTACTGTCTGCTGTGCCTGCCCCTATTTGCAAGGGGGCAATGGCTTACGCCTGATAGGGTAGCCTACATCAAAGCTTGTACAGTTAAAATTAACACAGAGGGAGACCCGCGCCCATCGGCGGGATTTTTTGTACGCGCTGATGGCCTGATATTGACGACCTGGCACAGCATAGCGCCTGCTATTGTACGCGACCCCAAAACCAATGCCATTACCAGTTTAAAAAAAATAAAAGTGACCACTGCTGACGGCAAACAAGCCGAGGTGGGCATACTGCTTGACCTACTGAATAAAGATTATTTCGGTGCCATTAGTTACGATTATTGCCTGTTGATTTGGGCAAGCCCCAATCACCCGGCGGTACCCTACCTAAAACTGGGTACTTTTAACCAAGTGAGCGAAGGACAAGAGGTTTTTACCTGTGGCTACATCAACGGTACCGAACAGCCTGTGGTAGCCAGGGGGATCGTATCAACCAAGTTTGTCGACAGCACTATCATCATTCAGGCAGGCAAGCCTACCATTATACCCCGGCAGCAAGCCTTACTGGATATGGCCATGAACCGGTCTGGCGGAGCCGTTGTGCGGCCCGGTACCACAATTGCAGATGACTTGGTGATAGGTATTGCCGATATGCTGGTAGTGCCGGACGGGCAGGCCATAGAGGCTGGTATGTCATCGTCCATTGGCGGATGTGTTGCTATTAACCATTTGCTTGATGGTATAAAGAGGATGAACGGCCAGACGCAAAAATGA
- a CDS encoding beta strand repeat-containing protein yields the protein MKKPLLITLFLLLFACSAVLAQSQTFKYQAVARNTNGTLITNTAINVRISIRSVSTTGNVDYQEIQSVTTNQFGTFSIDIGAGTVQKGTYATIPWAASQKFIQTEIDLGQGYVDMGASKLLSVPYAIYAFNATAGATGATGATGPTGATGATGAAGSNGTPGLQGLPGATGATGAQGIQGVTGATGATGAQGITGAQGITGATGATGAQGIQGATGATGAQGIQGVTGATGATGAQGIQGVTGATGATGAQGIQGVTGSAGAIGATGAQGIQGVTGSTGATGATGATGAQGIQGVAGSTGATGATGSTGATGATGAQGPQGNTGPAGVTGATGATGAQGATGPTGAQGVTGSVGATGATGVTGATGVTGATGATGATGSTGAQGATGPTGAQGVTGSVGAIGANGATGATGVTGATGVTGATGATGVTGVTGATGATGATGVTGATGVTGATGVTGVTGATGVTGATGATGVTGATGVTGATGVTGATGATGVTGATGVTGATGSTGATGATGVTGVTGATGVTGATGSTGATGATGATGATGVTGVTGATGVTGATGVTGVTGATGVTGATGSNGAAGPTGATGATGAGFANGTAANQLYITGSTPFAPTSPVTTLPTAAFPALTGDITTTAGSLATSLTTNSATTGNRIVTALGQANTGTIPAARLGTSSGSATTFLNGTGAFSSPTAAPSFSVGATVTTNTTISGSSVVYPVNDGVTITLPLASTAGQVIILIDATAQSTGITIQRQGSNTITDGQSGSVNVTSVAGYAIFRLVSDGAGHWYGF from the coding sequence GTGAAAAAACCTTTACTTATCACCTTATTCCTCTTGCTGTTTGCCTGCAGTGCTGTATTGGCACAAAGCCAAACATTTAAGTACCAGGCAGTAGCCCGAAATACCAACGGGACGCTGATAACTAATACTGCTATTAACGTCAGGATATCGATACGTAGCGTTAGTACTACAGGCAATGTTGATTATCAGGAAATTCAAAGCGTTACCACTAACCAGTTTGGTACCTTCAGTATAGATATTGGCGCGGGCACTGTGCAAAAAGGCACTTATGCTACTATCCCCTGGGCGGCATCACAAAAATTTATCCAAACAGAGATAGACTTGGGGCAAGGTTATGTTGATATGGGTGCCAGTAAACTGCTGAGTGTCCCTTACGCTATTTATGCATTTAACGCCACCGCAGGCGCAACGGGTGCTACCGGCGCAACGGGCCCAACAGGTGCTACCGGCGCAACAGGAGCAGCCGGAAGCAATGGTACCCCAGGTTTGCAGGGCTTACCCGGCGCTACGGGTGCTACAGGAGCACAGGGCATACAAGGAGTTACGGGAGCTACAGGTGCTACCGGGGCACAAGGCATTACAGGAGCACAAGGCATTACAGGAGCAACTGGCGCTACAGGTGCGCAGGGTATACAAGGTGCTACGGGCGCAACCGGGGCACAAGGCATACAAGGTGTTACAGGAGCAACTGGCGCTACAGGTGCGCAGGGTATACAAGGTGTTACAGGAGCTACAGGTGCAACCGGGGCACAGGGCATACAAGGTGTTACCGGCTCTGCAGGAGCCATCGGTGCTACGGGAGCACAAGGCATACAAGGTGTTACAGGATCGACTGGCGCTACTGGCGCTACAGGTGCTACCGGAGCACAAGGCATACAAGGTGTCGCAGGGTCGACTGGCGCTACTGGTGCAACAGGATCAACAGGTGCCACAGGTGCTACGGGAGCCCAGGGGCCACAAGGTAATACCGGTCCTGCTGGTGTAACGGGTGCTACTGGTGCTACGGGAGCACAAGGAGCTACCGGACCTACCGGCGCACAAGGTGTTACGGGATCGGTTGGTGCAACAGGAGCTACGGGTGTTACAGGCGCTACGGGTGTAACCGGAGCAACTGGTGCAACTGGTGCAACTGGTTCAACAGGAGCACAAGGAGCTACCGGACCTACCGGCGCACAAGGTGTTACGGGATCGGTTGGTGCAATAGGTGCCAATGGCGCTACAGGTGCAACGGGTGTTACAGGCGCTACAGGTGTAACCGGAGCTACAGGCGCAACAGGTGTTACGGGTGTTACGGGTGCTACTGGTGCAACAGGTGCTACTGGAGTTACGGGTGCTACTGGAGTTACAGGTGCTACTGGAGTTACAGGTGTAACCGGCGCGACAGGCGTTACGGGTGCAACAGGTGCTACTGGAGTTACAGGTGCTACTGGAGTTACGGGTGCTACTGGAGTTACAGGCGCTACTGGCGCTACTGGTGTAACCGGCGCGACAGGCGTTACAGGTGCCACCGGTTCTACTGGTGCAACAGGTGCTACTGGCGTTACAGGTGTAACCGGCGCGACAGGCGTTACAGGTGCCACCGGTTCTACTGGTGCAACAGGTGCTACTGGTGCAACAGGTGCTACTGGCGTTACAGGTGTAACCGGCGCGACAGGCGTTACGGGTGCTACTGGCGTTACAGGTGTAACCGGCGCGACAGGCGTTACGGGTGCTACAGGTAGTAACGGCGCTGCCGGTCCTACTGGCGCAACGGGTGCAACGGGTGCTGGATTTGCTAATGGTACTGCTGCTAACCAATTATATATTACTGGTAGTACTCCTTTTGCTCCTACCAGTCCGGTTACTACTTTGCCTACGGCGGCATTCCCGGCATTAACGGGCGATATTACAACTACCGCAGGTTCATTGGCAACCTCTCTTACAACTAATAGTGCAACTACGGGCAATAGGATAGTTACGGCTTTAGGGCAGGCCAACACCGGCACTATACCGGCGGCAAGGCTGGGTACCAGCTCCGGTTCGGCTACAACTTTCTTAAATGGTACAGGCGCATTTAGTTCACCCACCGCCGCCCCAAGTTTTTCTGTAGGTGCAACGGTAACTACCAACACTACTATTTCAGGCTCTTCCGTTGTATATCCGGTAAATGATGGTGTAACGATAACTCTCCCACTGGCATCAACGGCCGGGCAGGTAATTATATTGATAGATGCTACAGCTCAGTCAACAGGTATCACTATACAAAGACAGGGCAGCAATACCATAACCGATGGCCAAAGCGGAAGCGTTAATGTAACTTCAGTTGCTGGCTATGCCATATTCCGCTTGGTAAGTGATGGTGCCGGTCACTGGTACGGTTTCTAA
- a CDS encoding T9SS type A sorting domain-containing protein: protein MSKALSNLLLLLLAIFCCNFAFGQTLNRTVVSSGGGTATAGNIILAYNIGEPTANFLVNQAAGQALLTGFIQPDFDITLTAPNNISSQLVLFPNPTHTGVSKLDFKNIPDGSYQVDIVDAVGHVLYTKTILYAKNNNINVDLNVTNFKGGTYYVRVRNGSVQGQLKLIKL from the coding sequence ATGAGTAAAGCCTTATCAAACCTGTTGTTATTATTGCTGGCAATATTTTGCTGTAACTTTGCCTTCGGGCAAACGTTAAACCGCACGGTTGTAAGCTCGGGCGGTGGGACGGCAACCGCAGGCAATATTATCCTGGCTTATAATATAGGCGAACCCACAGCTAATTTTTTGGTGAACCAGGCTGCGGGCCAGGCATTGCTGACTGGCTTTATACAGCCCGACTTTGATATAACCCTTACCGCACCCAATAATATCTCATCGCAATTGGTGCTTTTCCCCAATCCAACTCATACAGGTGTAAGCAAACTGGACTTTAAAAATATCCCGGATGGCAGTTACCAGGTAGATATTGTTGACGCCGTTGGGCATGTACTGTACACCAAGACGATTTTATACGCAAAGAACAATAATATTAATGTTGACCTGAATGTAACCAATTTTAAAGGCGGCACGTATTACGTGCGCGTGCGGAATGGCAGCGTACAGGGGCAATTAAAACTGATCAAACTTTAA
- a CDS encoding tetratricopeptide repeat protein: MKKRHFWLGILLMIILCTGTYSNHFHNEFHFDDAHTVQNNIYIRNIHNIPLFFKDGSTISSYPPNQAYRPVVVTSLAFDYWLGHGYNLFYFHLTTFILFLLQGLLMVWFFIRVFSISLPDSTRNTYIALISVTWYLLHPAVAETVNYVIARADLQSTLGVVGGFVLYQYSARSRKYYLYLLPVIIGALAKPPAIMFAPLLFVYILFFETELSLYDAFKKERFKQVFAVIKKTLPAFICCLIMYWLQAKLTPKNWEPGGSSPLQYLITQPFVILHYFQMFFVPNALSADTDWHLLPDILNWRFFTGMLFILVMIMIAFVTSQKKQLRPISFGIIWFFITLIPTSSIIPLGEVLNDHRMFFPFVGLCISLGWSISLLAKKVTPWFSKNVPGYKAAFIFVLCFALASYAYATYQRNKVWHTDEGLWYDVTIKSPDNGRGMMNYALTKMAQGDYATAAIYYNKALKLLPYYPSLYINIAILKAATGHDAEAEENFKKSLYYGGTSPDPYLYYGRYLNQKGRYTDAAANLQKAIAIAPANLYARIILMDVYQNLGNWNDLKSLATTTLQMSPDNIEAKNYLNAAIERKNKLDLTADLVKQAPSAEKYLDLSLQYYNAGQFEKCIEACKEAIKLKRDFPEAYNNMGSAYNMLGQYTQAINALNHALALKPNFQLAANNLAQAKARITDTPVQPENKQAQTKTAQDYINSSLAYFNSGNYQKCIEESYKALAIKPDYDLAYNNICAAYNKLGQWDKAIAAGKKGLALNPNNQLMKNNLQEANSHKNDK, from the coding sequence GTGAAAAAACGGCACTTCTGGCTTGGTATATTACTGATGATAATATTGTGTACCGGCACCTATTCTAACCATTTCCATAACGAGTTTCATTTTGATGATGCTCATACTGTTCAAAACAATATTTATATCCGTAATATTCACAATATCCCTTTATTTTTTAAGGATGGCAGCACCATCAGTTCGTATCCGCCAAACCAGGCTTACCGGCCGGTTGTAGTTACCTCACTGGCGTTTGATTACTGGCTGGGTCATGGTTATAACTTGTTTTATTTTCACCTTACCACCTTTATATTATTTTTACTTCAAGGGTTGTTGATGGTTTGGTTTTTTATCAGGGTGTTTAGTATTTCGCTGCCCGATAGTACGCGCAATACTTACATAGCCCTTATTTCAGTTACCTGGTATTTACTACATCCGGCTGTAGCCGAGACGGTTAATTACGTTATTGCCCGGGCCGATCTGCAATCGACCCTGGGAGTGGTAGGCGGATTTGTTTTGTACCAATACTCGGCACGGTCGCGCAAGTATTATTTGTATTTGTTACCCGTTATTATAGGTGCCTTAGCCAAACCTCCCGCAATTATGTTTGCGCCGTTATTGTTTGTTTATATCTTATTTTTTGAAACAGAGTTGAGCTTATACGACGCTTTTAAAAAAGAACGATTTAAGCAAGTTTTTGCCGTCATCAAAAAAACACTGCCGGCGTTTATTTGCTGTTTAATAATGTACTGGCTGCAAGCTAAACTAACACCTAAAAACTGGGAGCCGGGTGGCTCATCGCCTTTGCAGTATTTGATTACCCAGCCTTTTGTTATTTTGCATTATTTCCAGATGTTTTTTGTGCCTAATGCTTTAAGTGCGGATACAGATTGGCATTTACTGCCTGATATTTTAAATTGGCGTTTTTTTACGGGCATGCTTTTTATTTTGGTGATGATAATGATAGCGTTTGTTACCTCTCAAAAAAAACAGCTGCGCCCTATAAGCTTTGGTATTATTTGGTTTTTTATCACCTTGATCCCTACATCAAGTATTATCCCTTTGGGCGAAGTATTAAATGACCACCGCATGTTTTTCCCTTTTGTAGGGTTATGTATTAGTTTAGGCTGGTCAATTAGTTTATTGGCTAAAAAAGTAACGCCATGGTTTTCCAAAAATGTACCGGGATATAAAGCTGCATTCATTTTTGTTTTATGTTTCGCCTTAGCATCCTATGCCTATGCTACATACCAGCGCAATAAAGTATGGCATACCGATGAGGGTTTGTGGTACGACGTTACCATTAAAAGCCCCGATAATGGCCGCGGGATGATGAACTATGCCCTCACAAAAATGGCCCAGGGCGATTATGCAACAGCTGCAATTTATTATAATAAGGCGTTAAAGTTGTTACCATACTATCCAAGTCTGTATATCAACATAGCCATATTAAAAGCTGCTACAGGCCACGATGCTGAAGCGGAAGAAAACTTCAAAAAAAGCCTTTATTATGGCGGTACCTCTCCTGATCCCTATTTATATTATGGCAGGTATTTAAATCAGAAAGGCCGTTATACCGATGCGGCGGCGAATTTGCAAAAGGCAATAGCCATAGCCCCCGCTAATTTATACGCGCGTATTATATTGATGGATGTTTACCAAAACCTGGGCAACTGGAACGATCTTAAAAGTTTGGCAACTACTACCCTTCAAATGTCGCCGGATAATATCGAAGCCAAAAACTATCTGAATGCGGCTATTGAACGTAAAAACAAACTCGACCTGACAGCTGATCTTGTAAAACAGGCCCCCTCTGCTGAAAAATACCTTGATCTGAGTTTACAATATTATAATGCAGGGCAGTTTGAAAAATGCATTGAAGCCTGTAAGGAAGCTATCAAACTAAAACGCGATTTTCCGGAAGCGTATAATAATATGGGCTCGGCCTATAACATGTTAGGGCAATATACCCAAGCTATAAACGCGCTTAACCACGCATTAGCTTTAAAACCCAATTTTCAATTAGCGGCCAATAATTTGGCGCAGGCAAAGGCTCGTATAACAGATACTCCCGTACAACCGGAAAATAAACAGGCGCAAACCAAAACCGCGCAGGATTATATAAACTCAAGCCTTGCTTATTTTAACAGCGGAAATTACCAAAAATGTATTGAGGAGAGTTACAAAGCATTGGCTATAAAACCCGATTATGACCTTGCTTACAATAACATTTGCGCAGCCTATAATAAATTGGGGCAGTGGGATAAAGCCATTGCAGCCGGAAAAAAAGGCCTTGCCTTAAATCCCAATAACCAACTGATGAAAAATAACCTGCAAGAGGCAAATTCCCATAAAAACGATAAATAA
- a CDS encoding DUF2304 domain-containing protein: protein MARIQIITIITSLLFLFYISRLIIKGRLREEYAIVWCVCTLVLVIFSFWRNGLNVMSKLFGVFEPPNLVFTACIFIILIYLLHLSVVASKLHKHNKQIAQELALLKQELKAIKEKAVKD from the coding sequence ATGGCCAGGATACAGATCATTACTATTATTACAAGCCTTTTATTCTTGTTTTATATTTCCCGTTTAATAATTAAGGGAAGGTTGCGCGAAGAGTATGCTATTGTATGGTGTGTATGCACCCTGGTGTTGGTGATTTTTTCTTTTTGGCGAAACGGGCTTAATGTAATGTCGAAACTATTTGGCGTTTTTGAACCACCCAATCTGGTATTTACAGCTTGTATTTTTATTATCCTTATTTATTTACTGCACCTAAGTGTGGTTGCCTCAAAACTACATAAACATAATAAACAAATTGCCCAGGAACTGGCCCTGTTAAAACAGGAGCTAAAAGCGATAAAGGAGAAGGCCGTTAAAGATTAA
- a CDS encoding glycosyltransferase family 2 protein, with protein sequence MHCKLLIILPCYNEEASLPHLLSELKGMQFPVQYHVEVVVVNDRSKDNTSKIAGDYDATILDLPINLGIGGAVQSGLLYAMKNNFDLAVQMDGDGQHPPAELFKLLSCYESSGANVVIGSRFITKEGFQSSFTRRLGISYFYFLNKVFTRRNIYDSTSGFRLFDKKAIQLASLYYPDEYPEPESLVFFSRAGFMVKETPVMMARRNGGESSIGNFASLYYCIKVTIAMFFSAIRKI encoded by the coding sequence ATGCACTGTAAATTATTGATCATACTTCCTTGTTATAACGAGGAGGCCTCGTTACCCCATTTGTTATCTGAACTTAAGGGTATGCAATTCCCTGTTCAATATCATGTAGAGGTCGTGGTAGTAAATGATCGGTCGAAAGACAATACCAGCAAGATTGCAGGCGATTATGATGCAACGATATTGGATTTGCCAATTAACCTTGGTATAGGCGGCGCAGTGCAAAGTGGATTACTATACGCCATGAAAAACAATTTTGATCTTGCCGTGCAAATGGATGGCGATGGACAACACCCCCCCGCCGAACTTTTTAAACTGCTAAGCTGTTATGAATCATCGGGTGCTAACGTAGTGATTGGGTCAAGGTTTATTACTAAGGAAGGGTTTCAATCATCTTTTACCCGCCGGTTAGGTATCAGCTATTTTTACTTTCTAAATAAAGTATTTACCCGTCGCAATATTTATGACAGTACATCCGGGTTCCGATTATTTGATAAAAAGGCTATCCAACTGGCGTCACTATATTATCCCGATGAATACCCCGAGCCCGAATCGCTGGTTTTCTTTTCGCGGGCGGGATTTATGGTTAAAGAAACGCCCGTTATGATGGCGCGCCGCAATGGTGGGGAATCATCTATCGGTAACTTTGCTTCCCTGTATTATTGCATTAAGGTAACAATAGCAATGTTTTTTTCAGCGATACGTAAAATATAA